The Monomorium pharaonis isolate MP-MQ-018 chromosome 5, ASM1337386v2, whole genome shotgun sequence genome includes a window with the following:
- the LOC105832932 gene encoding uncharacterized protein LOC105832932: MDRFPRSYNCSPDRCHPVCRSLTDKAAKTLNMFKLILMAIALVVAAVTGAPMPEPEPAPTPAPGPLPPPLIAPYPVVYTAPYVKVYPYHPIPLAYYNSYKWIPGSAYTF, translated from the exons ATGGATCGATTTCCCCGTAGCTACAATTGCAGTCCCGATCGGTGTCATCCTGTGTGTCGTTCGCTAACGGATAAAGCTGCTAAAACGCTTAACATGTTTAAACTG ATCCTGATGGCTATCGCCttggtggtggcggcggtcACGGGCGCACCGATGCCGGAACCGGAACCGGCGCCGACGCCGGCACCCGGGCCCCTGCCGCCGCCGCTGATCGCTCCTTACCCGGTGGTCTACACGGCGCCCTACGTGAAGGTCTACCCGTATCACCCGATTCCCTTGGCGTACTACAACAGCTACAAGTGGATCCCGGGCTCAGCGTACACTTTCTAA
- the LOC105832933 gene encoding uncharacterized protein LOC105832933 has translation MFKLAIFAAILAVAVAFPGGLTGVAIDAGLGPIHAPRVAIAAAPLAHAAVIAQPIAPVVHTPAVVTKTVLAGHGLGLALHG, from the exons ATGTTCAAGCTG GCTATCTTCGCTGCCATCCTGGCTGTCGCCGTCGCCTTCCCCGGTGGTCTCACCGGCGTTGCCATTGACGCCGGCCTCGGCCCGATCCACGCTCCGCGAGTCGCGATTGCCGCCGCCCCGCTGGCCCATGCCGCTGTGATTGCCCAGCCGATTGCCCCAGTTGTCCATACCCCCGCTGTCGTCACCAAGACCGTCCTGGCCGGACATGGTCTTGGTCTCGCCCTCCACGGTTAG